A region of the Pseudarthrobacter oxydans genome:
GAAGAGCTTGACGAACTCGGAGAGCTCGATGATGGTCAGTTCCTTGAAAGCTTCAATGAGCTCTTCGTTGCTGAGCTTCGCCATGGTAGGCGTCCTTCCTGTTGTGGTGTTCAGCGGCGCGGGGCCGGGCATCACACCGGAGTCTGGTGGGGTGAAGAGACTTAGTTCTCTTCAGCTGCGGGAGCGTCAGCCGGGGCTTCAGCTTCTGCGGCAGGTGCTTCTTCAGCGGCAGGCGCCTCGGCAGCTGCCGGTGCACCGTTCTCTTCTTCAAGCTTGAGGCGCAGTGCGTCAATGATGCGTGCAGCGGCGGCGGCAGGGGCCTTGAGGACGCCTGCAACCTTGGCGAGCTGCAGCTCACGGGACTCGAGTGCTGCCAGTGCGGCAACCTCGCTGGCGTTCAGAGCCTTGCCCTCGAAGTAGCCGGTCTTGATGACAAGCTGCTTGTTGGTCTTGGCAAAATCCGTCAGGCTCTTGGCAGCGGCAACTGCGTCACCCTTGATGAACGCGATTGCAGTGGGGCCGGAGAGCTGGTCGTTGAATGCTTCAACGCCGGCTTCCTTGGCTGCAATGGCGGTCAGGGTGTTCTTGACGACCGCGAACTTGGTGTCCTGGCCGAGAGAAACACGCAGCTGCTTGAGCTGTGCAACGGTGAGCCCGCGGTATTCGGTCAGGACAGCGGCGTTCGATTCCTTGAAATCGTTAGTGATCTCAGCTACTGCTGAAACCTTGGTAGGCGTTGCCATAACCCTCCTTCCGGGGATAGTGCCGGTATTCGACGGTCCCCGCTCAAGGTGAGCTAAAACTAAAAACGCCCCGCGCAGATGCACGGGGCTAGGCTCAACACGGATATCCCATGGAGCTGCTGCTTCGTTCACCTGCGCCGGCCGCCCTACGTTGAGGGTCCTTCGTCCAGAAACCCACTGCGTCTCCCGCGCACAACTGCAGAGTTGAGCCATGTTCGAGAGAGTGGATTTCCAACAACCGACGGTCTTTGGTCCTTCAAGTCTACGGGAGAGCCATCACTGCGCCAAATCGCGCCCTCAGCTGGTGCTGGTGCCCAGCTGCGGGAGTTCTTTCTGCCAGATGCCCGTGACCCCGGCCGTCTGGAATCCCAGCTGCTTATTGACCGTCAGGAGGTACCGGTTTTCCGGCGCATTCCAGGTGTAGATGATCCGGGCATCCGGAAACTGTTCGGTGAGCCGTTCCATGTTTGCCACCTTGATCAGCAGGCCGAGTTTGTTTCCGCGGTGTTCCTGCAGCACCAGTGTGTCGTCCTGGAAGACAACGTCGGCGCGGTGCGCCAGGACGGTGATGGTGGTCAGGCCCACAAGGGCACCTGTGGCGAGGTGCTCGACGGCGGTGACCACCGTCCGCCGCCCCTGCGCGATGGCGACGTCTTCCGCTTCCCGGAGGATGCCGCCGTCGAACACCATGTCCTGCTCAACGGGCGCTTCCAAGGAGGGATCGACGTCGGCCCCCGCCTGGTTCTCAAGGACGGCGACAGCTTCGAGCCACTGGTCCGGGCACCGGTCCGTCCAGTGGTGCAGCCGGTAGCGGCCGTTGTTGGCCTCCTCCGCTTCGGCCTGCAGGTCCGCAACCAGCTTCGAATCCAGGGGCAGTGCGCAGGAACTGAACTGTTCAATGTGTTGGAGTGTGTACCCGGTCTTCTGCGCGAACTCTACTTCGCGGCTCTCCAGCGGCACGAAGCCCTGGCCGGAGCCGGGGACCAGCTGGGCCTTTTCGAACTCGTGAAGGGACGCACCCGGATGGTTGGTGTCCACCAGGATCATGGTGCGGCCTTCCGCCCGGGCCAGCTGTTCGGCGGCCTGGAGCAGCCGCCTGCCCACGCCCTGGCGCTGGAACTCCGGCAGGATGTCCAGCGTGAACTCCGCGAGGTCCAGGTTGTCGGTGAGGGGCAGGGCGATGTCCACGGTGCCCACGATTTCGCCGTCCACTTTGGCCACCAGGATGAGCTGCCGCTCATAGGGGTCTTCAAATTCCAGGAGCTTTTCCAGCGGCTCGTAGGCGAGGTCGTCGCTCCCCCAGGTCTGCATCCGGACCTTCCGGCCCACCTCGACCGCGGCAAGGAAGTCTGCGGCGTCCGGGGAGTCGAGTGAGTCCGGGATCCAGAGCTGTTCGATCTTCACGTCTTTTGCCATTGGCGTCTTCATCCCAGCCGTTTCTGCCACTCACCTTCATAGCCGGCGGGCCTGAATCCAAGGGCATTATTTATGGCCAGCATATGTCGGTTTTCAATGGCATTCCACGTCAACACTGACCGCACGGACGGCCACCGGCCCTGGGCGCGCCGAAGGTTCGCCAGTTTCACCAGGAGCCCGAGGCGGTGGCCGCGGTGGCCTCCGGCAACGAGCGTGTCCTGCTGGGCGATCGTGTCAGGAACCCCGGGCCGCCAGTTCAGGACGGTGTAGGCAACCAGTTCGCCCGTACTTAGGTGGAGGGCCGCCGTCACTGCCGACTGGACTCCGCCGCGGAACAGCGTCCGCTCTTCGTCGCGCACGCGGGCGGCATCCCAGTCTTCGC
Encoded here:
- the rplJ gene encoding 50S ribosomal protein L10, giving the protein MATPTKVSAVAEITNDFKESNAAVLTEYRGLTVAQLKQLRVSLGQDTKFAVVKNTLTAIAAKEAGVEAFNDQLSGPTAIAFIKGDAVAAAKSLTDFAKTNKQLVIKTGYFEGKALNASEVAALAALESRELQLAKVAGVLKAPAAAAARIIDALRLKLEEENGAPAAAEAPAAEEAPAAEAEAPADAPAAEEN
- a CDS encoding GNAT family N-acetyltransferase — translated: MAKDVKIEQLWIPDSLDSPDAADFLAAVEVGRKVRMQTWGSDDLAYEPLEKLLEFEDPYERQLILVAKVDGEIVGTVDIALPLTDNLDLAEFTLDILPEFQRQGVGRRLLQAAEQLARAEGRTMILVDTNHPGASLHEFEKAQLVPGSGQGFVPLESREVEFAQKTGYTLQHIEQFSSCALPLDSKLVADLQAEAEEANNGRYRLHHWTDRCPDQWLEAVAVLENQAGADVDPSLEAPVEQDMVFDGGILREAEDVAIAQGRRTVVTAVEHLATGALVGLTTITVLAHRADVVFQDDTLVLQEHRGNKLGLLIKVANMERLTEQFPDARIIYTWNAPENRYLLTVNKQLGFQTAGVTGIWQKELPQLGTSTS